In Aedes albopictus strain Foshan chromosome 3, AalbF5, whole genome shotgun sequence, the following are encoded in one genomic region:
- the LOC109420033 gene encoding uncharacterized protein LOC109420033: MSSSVAFTLEPYRKGTSFNDWFTRMKYLFRVNKIKDEEKMAYFITMSGPVIFAEIKLLYPTGDFEKAALDDIVNKLKNRLDKTDPDLVQRYKFSTRVQNPDETTEDFILNLKLQAEFCGFENFKEVAILDRLIAGIKDKNLRQRLLSEDKLSLANAEKIVTTWEVARANSGATDHANFGQHGMVAAVNDRANTIQGTAGRKLSQVYNWSMKYQGVGGNASGHNNRGPVKSRLGFSPQLNRGGRMAEASNFQSPDGQRRGYRQWPRPDYSNITCNFCGIKGHIRKKCFKLKNLNRDAVNLVDSYRPGPSAH; encoded by the coding sequence ATGAGCTCCAGCGTAGCCTTTACTTTGGAACCCTATCGCAAGGGTACATCCTTCAATGATTGGTTTACCCGGATGAAGTATTTATTCCGGGTGAATAAAATTAAGGACGAGGAAAAAATGGCCTACTTTATAACCATGAGTGGCCCAGTGATTTTTGCTGAAATCAAGCTTCTATACCCCACGGGGGATTTTGAAAAAGCAGCACTGGACGATATCGTAAATAAACTTAAAAATCGCCTGGATAAAACTGATCCGGATCTGGTACAGAGGTACAAATTTAGTACCCGTGTACAAAATCCAGATGAAACTACAGAGGATTTCATTTTAAATTTAAAACTGCAAGCCGAGTTTTGCGGGTTTGAAAACTTTAAAGAGGTGGCCATTTTGGATCGTTTAATCGCCGGTATCAAGGACAAGAACCTTAGGCAACGATTGTTAAGCGAAGACAAATTATCCTTAGCTAATGCCGAAAAGATTGTAACAACATGGGAGGTGGCTCGCGCAAATTCCGGAGCCACCGACCATGCAAACTTTGGGCAACATGGTATGGTTGCCGCGGTTAACGATAGAGCAAATACGATACAGGGTACAGCGGGGCGAAAATTATCTCAAGTTTACAATTGGTCGATGAAATATCAAGGGGTTGGAGGTAATGCCAGCGGTCATAACAATAGAGGTCCAGTTAAGAGTCGATTAGGATTCAGTCCACAGCTGAACCGAGGAGGACGGATGGCCGAAGCGAGCAACTTCCAATCACCGGACGGACAGCGTAGAGGGTATCGCCAGTGGCCGCGACCGGACTATTCTAACATCACCTGCAACTTTTGCGGAATCAAGGGCCATATAAGGAAGAAGTgcttcaaattgaaaaatttaaaccGCGACGCGGTGAATCTGGTGGACTCATATAGGCCCGGGCCGTCagcacactaa